One window of Papaver somniferum cultivar HN1 chromosome 9, ASM357369v1, whole genome shotgun sequence genomic DNA carries:
- the LOC113312658 gene encoding protein FAR-RED ELONGATED HYPOCOTYL 1-like: MDVDNTLSETEVYSALFDKPIYGSSVDLNKKRKLEDDQVDLPSPKHKCGEPASEQGGGLSEDGTRRLESPSGSNYFNSATAMSSYPDPKLEPNFLKVYTYNKPAKFENVYSKTHIYDQPSTSYGSCGSNSFKSTDETGTSIREDNSTINKEFGGEILKDGLRFEENELPGFEKYTNCINSEYETMEECPIMEDNDMNLDPNEAESNLFVLSSGRWDVDPDSRVDSRKPTIDQEFEQYFSMLML; the protein is encoded by the exons aTGGATGTGGACAATACTCTATCTGAGACTGAGGTGTACAG TGCTCTTTTCGATAAGCCAATTTATGGCAGCAGTGTCGATTTGAACAAGAAGAGGAAGTTGGAAGATGATCAGGTGGATTTGCCTTCACCAAAACACAAATGTGGGGAACCTGCTTCTGAACAAGGTGGAGGGCTGTCTGAAGACGGAACAAGACGATTAGAATCGCCAAGTGGTAGCAATTACTTCAATTCTGCGACTGCCATGTCTTCATACCCTGATCCTAAGTTGGAACCAAATTTTCTGAAGGTATATACATACAACAAACCTGCTAAGTTTGAAAATGTGTACTCAAAGACTCATATCTATGATCAACCTTCTACTTCATACGGTAGTTGTGGAAGCAACAGTTTCAAAAGTACTGATGAAACAGGAACAAGTATAAGAGAAGACAACTCaacaatcaataaagaatttggTGGTGAAATTCTCAAGGATGGTTTACGATTTGAAGAAAACGAATTACCGGGGTTTGAGAAATACACTAATTGTATCAACTCTGAGTATGAAACGATGGAGGAATGCCCAATTATGGAAGACAATGACATGAATCTTGATCCTAATGAAGCGGAGTCCAATTTGTTTGTATTATCATCCGGAAGATGGGACGTCGACCCTG ATTCACGAGTAGACTCGAGGAAGCCAACTATTGATCAAGAATTTGAACAATATTTTTCCATGTTAATGTTGTAG
- the LOC113313486 gene encoding laccase-17-like — MCSSSFPTPLPSLGVYLLLALCITLHLASVVTADNNTIATGGKTRHYTFNIQMQKVTRLCHTRSIVTVNGQFPGPRIFAREGDRVVVKVVNHVQNNITIHWHGIRQLRSGWYDGPAYVAQCPIQTGQSYVYNFTITGQRGTLWWHAHISWLRSTLYGPTIILPKRNVPYPFVKPYKEVPVILGEWFNVDTEAIISQALRTGGGPNVSDAYTINGLPGPLYNCSAKDTFNLKVKPGKTYLLRLINAALNDELFFSIANHTITVVDADAVYIKPFETDTILLTPGQTSNVLLKTKHFHPHASFVMAARPYVTGQGTFDNSTTTGILEYESPSLFNFRTKKSKSKLFKPTLPPLNDTARAFSFANRFRSLASEQYPANVPKNIDKHFFFTVGLGTNPCPQNHTCQGPNGSMFSASVNNVSFALPTTALLQAHFTGQSNGVYSPYFPSYPIHPFNYTGYPPNNTNVISNTTHLVVLPFNTNVELILQDTSILGAESHPLHLHGYNFFVVGQGFGNYDAVNDPAKFNLIDPVERNTVGVPSGGWVAIRFRADNPGVWFMHCHLEIHTSWGLKMAWLVLDGKLPNQKLIPPPADLPKC; from the exons atgtgttcttcttcttttccaacacCATTACCTTCTCTCGGAGTTTATTTGCTCTTAGCACTATGTATAACTTTGCATTTAGCGTCAGTTGTAACTGCGGACAACAACACGATTGCAACAGGAGGAAAAACAAGGCACTACACGTTTAAT ATTCAAATGCAAAAGGTGACACGACTATGCCATACGAGGAGTATCGTGACAGTGAACGGACAATTTCCAGGACCTCGGATCTTCGCCAGGGAAGGAGACAGGGTAGTTGTTAAGGTGGTTAACCATGTCCAGAACAATATCACCATCCATTGGCACGGAATCAGACAACTGAGAAGTGGATGGTATGATGGTCCTGCATATGTAGCCCAATGCCCTATACAAACCGGACAGAGTTATGTCTACAATTTCACCATAACAGGGCAAAGAGGAACTCTATGGTGGCATGCTCATATTTCTTGGCTCAGATCTACTCTTTATGGACCAACCATCATCCTCCCTAAGCGAAACGTACCTTACCCATTCGTTAAACCGTACAAGGAAGTTCCTGTCATTCTCG GAGAGTGGTTTAATGTAGACACTGAAGCAATCATCAGCCAAGCTCTTCGAACTGGAGGAGGCCCAAATGTTTCTGATGCTTATACTATCAACGGACTTCCAGGGCCGTTATACAATTGCTCCGCGAAAG ATACATTCAATCTGAAGGTGAAGCCCGGGAAAACTTACCTTCTCCGTTTAATCAATGCTGCACTTAATGACGAGCTCTTCTTCAGCATTGCGAATCACACAATTACGGTAGTAGATGCTGATGCTGTTTACATTAAGCCTTTTGAAACCGATACCATTCTTCTCACACCTGGACAAACCAGCAATGTTCTTCTCAAAACCAAACATTTCCATCCACATGCCTCATTTGTTATGGCTGCAAGACCTTACGTTACTGGCCAAGGCACTTTCGACAACTCCACCACCACAGGAATCCTCGAATATGAATCTCCCTCTCTGTTCAATTTTAGGacaaagaaatcaaagagtaaacTCTTTAAACCTACTCTTCCCCCTCTAAATGACACTGCCCGTGCCTTCAGTTTCGCGAACAGGTTCCGCAGCTTAGCATCAGAGCAATACCCCGCTAACGTCCCCAAAAATATTGATAAACACTTCTTTTTCACTGTGGGTCTCGGCACAAACCCATGCCCACAAAACCATACATGTCAAGGACCAAATGGATCCATGTTTTCAGCTTCAGTGAATAATGTCTCATTTGCTCTTCCAACCACAGCATTACTTCAGGCTCATTTTACAGGGCAGTCAAATGGTGTTTACAGCCCTTACTTTCCGAGTTACCCAATCCATCCATTTAACTACACCGGATATCCACCAAACAACACAAATGTGATCAGTAACACAACTCATTTGGTGGTACTTCCATTCAACACCAACGTGGAGTTAATCCTGCAGGACACTAGTATTCTGGGTGCCGAAAGTCACCCACTCCATCTCCATGGGTATAACTTCTTTGTCGTGGGCCAAGGATTTGGAAACTATGACGCCGTTAACGACCCTGCTAAATTTAATCTCATTGACCCAGTTGAGAGGAACACTGTTGGAGTTCCATCTGGTGGTTGGGTTGCTATTCGCTTCCGCGCTGACAATCCAG GTGTATGGTTCATGCATTGCCATTTGGAAATTCACACGAGTTGGGGTTTGAAGATGGCATGGCTAGTCTTGGATGGAAAACTCCCTAATCAGAAGCTTATACCTCCACCGGCAGATCTACCCAAATGCTGA
- the LOC113307782 gene encoding E3 ubiquitin-protein ligase SDIR1-like — protein sequence MSFVFRGTRGDIESGFPGFIPERRQVRVHAGRPVNTNSMAFLVTVLLLFMILNSHQMSPNFLLWLVLGVFLMATSLRMYATCQQLQAQAQAHAAAASGLLGHTELRLHMPPSIAFATRGRLQGLRLQLALLDREFDDLDYETLRALDSDNGSSAQSLSEEEINALPVHKYKAAGPQSKSSTVQQASSSAIPEQKKPDAAKPDEVLKSTEDGLTCSVCLEQVDVGEIVRSLPCLHQFHANCIDPWLRQQGTCPVCKFRAGTRWQENGETGNDVSYMV from the exons ATGAGTTTCGTTTTCCGAGGGACAAGAGGAGATATAGAAAGTGGTTTTCCAGGATTTATTCCTGAACGTCGCCAAGTG CGCGTTCATGCAGGTCGGCCAGTGAATACCAATTCAATGGCTTTTCTTGTAACAG TTCTTTTGTTGTTCATGATATTAAATTCACATCAGATGTCACCTAACTTTCTG CTGTGGCTAGTTCTTGGGGTCTTTTTGATGGCCACAAGCCTTAGAATGTATGCAACTTGCCAGCAACTTCAGGCTCAGGCACAAGCTCATGCTGCGGCCGCCAGTGGCCTGTTGGGTCATACTGAGTTGCGCTTGCACATGCCACCATCCATAGCTTTTGCAACTAGAGGACGGTTACAGGGACTCAGACTTCAACTTGCACTTCTTGACAGGGAATTCGATGACTTAG ACTATGAAACTCTTAGAGCTCTTGATTCTGATAATGGTTCCTCTGCACAATCGCTGAGTGAGGAAGAGATAAATGCCCTTCCTGTTCACAAGTACAAGGCTGCTGGACCGCAAAG TAAAAGTTCAACAGTACAACAGGCCTCATCTTCGGCcatacctgag CAAAAAAAGCCAGATGCTGCTAAGCCAGATGAAGTTCTGAAGAGCACGGAGGATGGGCTGACATGCAGTGTTTGCTTGGAGCAAGTCGACGTGGGAGAAATTGTCCGTAGCTTGCCATGCTTGCATCAG TTCCATGCTAACTGCATTGACCCATGGCTTCGGCAGCAAGGGACTTGCCCTGTGTGTAAGTTCAGAGCAGGGACTAGATGGCAGGAAAACGGGGAGACTGGAAATGATGTTTCCTACATGGTTTGA